A genomic stretch from Thermomonospora umbrina includes:
- the serA gene encoding phosphoglycerate dehydrogenase, translating to MSKPVVLVAEELSPAGIEVLSADFDVRHIDGADRSALLPAVADVDALIVRSATKVNAEVFEHAKRLRVVARAGVGLDNVDVEAATKAGVMVVNAPTSNIVTAAEHAIALLLATARNVPQGHSALKQGEWKRSKYTGVELQGKTAGVLGLGRIGVLVAQRLAAFDMEVIAYDPYVQAARAAQLGVKLVALDELLRESDFISVHLPKTPETLGLIGDKELREVKPSVRIVNAARGGIVDENALDLALKDGRVAGAGLDVFSSEPCTDSPLFHHDNVVVTPHLGASTHEAQEKAGTQVARSVKLALGGEFVPDAVNVQGGAVAEDVKPGLPLAEKLGRIFTALAGGVPVRLDVVVRGEITSHDVKVLELAALKGVFLDVVEEAVTFVNAPLLARDRGVEVTLTTSEDSPDWRNVVQVRGTMADGSVVSVSGTLTGPKHIERIVEINGYDMELVPSGHMAFFTYTDRPGIVGVVGKLLGDTQVNIASMQVGRNAKGGKALIALTVDSTITPDLLEAIRGEIGADMGRRVDLDGN from the coding sequence TTGAGCAAGCCTGTCGTCCTCGTAGCCGAAGAACTCTCACCGGCCGGAATCGAGGTGCTGTCGGCCGACTTCGACGTCCGCCACATCGACGGCGCCGACCGCTCCGCCCTGCTGCCCGCCGTCGCCGACGTGGACGCGCTGATCGTGCGCAGCGCCACCAAGGTCAACGCCGAGGTGTTCGAGCACGCCAAGAGGCTGCGCGTGGTCGCGCGCGCCGGGGTCGGGCTCGACAACGTCGACGTCGAGGCGGCCACCAAGGCCGGCGTCATGGTGGTGAACGCCCCCACCTCCAACATCGTCACCGCCGCGGAGCACGCCATCGCGCTGCTCCTGGCCACCGCTCGGAACGTGCCACAGGGCCACTCGGCCCTCAAGCAGGGCGAGTGGAAGCGCTCCAAGTACACCGGCGTCGAGCTGCAGGGCAAGACCGCCGGCGTGCTGGGCCTGGGCCGCATCGGCGTGCTGGTCGCCCAGCGGCTGGCGGCCTTCGACATGGAGGTCATCGCCTACGACCCCTACGTGCAGGCCGCCCGCGCCGCGCAACTGGGTGTCAAGCTGGTGGCCCTCGACGAGCTGCTGCGCGAGAGCGACTTCATCTCCGTCCACCTGCCCAAGACCCCCGAGACGCTCGGCCTGATCGGCGACAAGGAGCTGCGCGAGGTCAAGCCGTCCGTCCGGATCGTCAACGCGGCCCGTGGCGGCATCGTCGACGAGAACGCCCTCGACCTGGCCCTCAAGGACGGTCGGGTGGCCGGCGCCGGGCTGGACGTGTTCTCCAGCGAGCCCTGCACCGACAGCCCGCTGTTCCACCACGACAACGTGGTCGTCACCCCGCACCTCGGCGCCAGCACCCACGAGGCGCAGGAGAAGGCCGGCACCCAGGTCGCCCGCTCGGTCAAGCTCGCCCTCGGCGGCGAGTTCGTCCCCGACGCGGTGAACGTCCAGGGCGGCGCGGTCGCCGAGGACGTCAAGCCGGGCCTGCCGCTGGCCGAGAAGCTCGGCCGCATCTTCACCGCCCTGGCCGGCGGCGTGCCGGTCCGCCTGGACGTGGTCGTCCGCGGCGAGATCACCTCGCACGACGTCAAGGTCCTGGAGCTGGCCGCCCTCAAGGGCGTCTTCCTGGACGTGGTGGAGGAGGCGGTGACGTTCGTCAACGCCCCGCTGCTCGCCCGCGACCGCGGTGTCGAGGTGACCCTCACCACCAGCGAGGACAGCCCCGACTGGCGCAACGTGGTCCAGGTCCGCGGCACCATGGCCGACGGCTCCGTCGTCTCGGTCTCCGGCACCCTCACCGGCCCCAAGCACATCGAGCGGATCGTCGAGATCAACGGCTACGACATGGAGCTGGTCCCCTCCGGCCACATGGCGTTCTTCACCTACACCGACCGCCCCGGCATCGTCGGCGTGGTGGGCAAGCTGCTCGGCGACACCCAGGTCAACATCGCGAGCATGCAGGTCGGCCGGAACGCCAAGGGTGGCAAGGCCCTCATCGCCCTCACGGTCGACTCCACCATCACCCCGGACCTCCTCGAGGCCATCCGCGGCGAGATCGGCGCCGACATGGGCCGCCGCGTCGACCTGGACGGCAACTGA
- a CDS encoding 3-isopropylmalate dehydrogenase: MASSSSRTIRLAVIPGDGIGPEVVAEGLKVLDVVAPAHGLAFDRTSYDLGAARWHRTGETLPDAVLEELRGQDVILLGAVGDPSVPSGVLERGLLLRARFELDHYVNLRPVKLFPGVETPLAGVKPEDIDMVVVREGTEGPYTGVGGVLRKGTPHEVATQESVNTAFGVERVVRHAFEVAASRPRKKLTLVHKDNVLTFAGDLYQRVLKRVGEEYPQVTTDYCHVDAATMFFVNQPQRFDVVVTDNLFGDIITDIGAAIAGGIGLAASGNVNPDRTAPSMFEPVHGSAPDIAGRAKADPTATILSVAMLLDHVGAHEAARRVEQAVSADLAERGSAVRATHEVGDAIAERVSG; the protein is encoded by the coding sequence ATGGCTTCCAGCAGTTCCCGCACCATCCGCCTGGCCGTCATCCCCGGGGACGGGATCGGGCCCGAGGTCGTCGCCGAGGGTCTCAAGGTGCTCGACGTCGTCGCCCCGGCCCACGGGCTGGCCTTCGACCGCACGTCCTACGACCTGGGCGCGGCGCGTTGGCACCGCACCGGTGAGACGCTGCCGGACGCGGTGCTGGAGGAGCTGCGCGGGCAGGACGTGATCCTGCTGGGCGCGGTCGGCGACCCGAGCGTGCCGAGCGGGGTCCTGGAGCGCGGGCTGCTGCTGCGCGCCCGGTTCGAGCTGGACCACTACGTCAACCTGCGGCCGGTGAAGCTGTTCCCGGGCGTGGAGACCCCGCTGGCGGGGGTGAAGCCCGAGGACATCGACATGGTCGTCGTCCGCGAGGGCACCGAGGGCCCGTACACCGGGGTCGGCGGGGTGCTGCGCAAGGGGACGCCGCACGAGGTCGCCACGCAGGAGAGCGTCAACACCGCGTTCGGCGTCGAGCGGGTCGTCCGCCACGCGTTCGAGGTGGCCGCCTCCCGGCCGCGCAAGAAGCTGACGCTGGTCCACAAGGACAACGTGCTGACCTTCGCCGGCGACCTGTACCAGCGCGTCCTCAAGCGGGTCGGCGAGGAGTACCCGCAGGTCACCACCGACTACTGCCACGTCGACGCGGCCACGATGTTCTTCGTCAACCAGCCGCAGCGGTTCGACGTGGTCGTCACCGACAACCTGTTCGGCGACATCATCACCGACATCGGCGCGGCCATCGCCGGCGGCATCGGGCTGGCCGCCTCCGGCAACGTCAACCCCGACCGCACCGCCCCGTCGATGTTCGAGCCGGTGCACGGCAGCGCCCCCGACATCGCCGGGCGGGCCAAGGCCGACCCGACCGCCACCATCCTGTCGGTCGCCATGCTGCTCGACCACGTGGGGGCGCACGAGGCCGCCCGCCGGGTCGAGCAGGCCGTCTCGGCGGACCTGGCCGAACGCGGCTCCGCCGTCCGCGCCACCCATGAGGTCGGCGACGCCATCGCCGAGCGAGTATCCGGCTAG
- a CDS encoding branched-chain amino acid aminotransferase — protein MSSTLETLDFTVTPAPDPTPVEERERILANPGWGQHFTDHMITIRYSEGRGWYDAKLEPYGPIALDPATSVLHYAQEIFEGLKAYVQPDGSVVTFRPQSNAARFNRSARRMAMPELPEELFVRALELLVSTDRDWVPRTEGYSLYLRPFMFATTRALGVQRPSQDYLFMVIASPSGLYYPQGVKPVTVWASQDYTRAASGGTGDAKTGGNYAASFAAQADAVRAGCDQVVWLDAAERRWVEEVGSMNLMFVYGSGADTRLLTPALTGTLLPGITRDSLLKLAPDLGVPVEEGRIGIDEWEAGCASGEITEVFGCGTAAIISPVGGVRSARSAWTIGDGEPGPVSMRLRDELIGIQYGTRPDPYGWVHKII, from the coding sequence ATGAGCAGCACCCTCGAGACCCTCGATTTCACCGTGACACCCGCGCCCGACCCGACCCCCGTGGAGGAGCGCGAGCGGATCCTGGCCAATCCCGGATGGGGCCAGCACTTCACCGACCACATGATCACCATCCGGTACTCCGAGGGCCGCGGCTGGTACGACGCGAAGCTGGAGCCGTACGGCCCGATCGCCCTCGACCCGGCCACCTCGGTCCTGCACTACGCGCAGGAGATCTTCGAGGGGCTCAAGGCGTACGTCCAGCCGGACGGGTCGGTGGTGACGTTCCGCCCGCAGAGCAACGCGGCCCGGTTCAACCGCTCGGCGCGCCGGATGGCGATGCCGGAGCTCCCGGAGGAGCTGTTCGTCCGGGCGCTGGAGCTGCTGGTGTCCACCGACCGCGACTGGGTCCCGCGGACCGAGGGCTACAGCCTGTACCTGCGCCCGTTCATGTTCGCGACCACGCGGGCGCTCGGGGTGCAGCGGCCCTCGCAGGACTACCTGTTCATGGTGATCGCCTCGCCGTCCGGGCTGTACTACCCGCAGGGCGTCAAGCCGGTCACGGTGTGGGCCTCGCAGGACTACACGCGGGCCGCCTCGGGCGGCACGGGCGACGCCAAGACCGGCGGCAACTACGCGGCCTCCTTCGCCGCCCAGGCCGACGCGGTGCGGGCCGGCTGCGACCAGGTGGTCTGGCTGGACGCCGCCGAGCGCCGCTGGGTCGAGGAGGTCGGCTCGATGAACCTGATGTTCGTGTACGGGTCCGGCGCGGACACGCGGCTGCTGACCCCGGCGCTGACCGGCACCCTGCTGCCCGGCATCACCCGTGACTCGCTGCTGAAGCTGGCCCCCGACCTCGGTGTCCCGGTGGAGGAGGGGCGGATCGGCATCGACGAGTGGGAGGCGGGCTGCGCCTCCGGTGAGATCACCGAGGTGTTCGGCTGCGGCACGGCGGCGATCATCAGCCCGGTCGGCGGGGTCCGCAGCGCGCGGAGCGCCTGGACGATCGGCGACGGCGAGCCGGGCCCGGTGTCGATGCGGCTGCGCGACGAGCTGATCGGCATCCAGTACGGCACCCGCCCCGACCCGTACGGCTGGGTCCACAAGATCATCTGA
- the cimA gene encoding citramalate synthase: MHSDGFHLYDTTLRDGAQQEGLNLSVADKLAVARHLDELGVGFIEGGWPGANPKDTEFFRRAQTELDLKHAQLTAFGATRRAGVKAADDPLVAALRDSGAPVVTLVAKSHDRHVELALRTTLEENLAMIRDTVSHLRAEGRRVFLDAEHFFDGFQANRAYALEVVLTAAEAGADVIALCDTNGGMLPDELADVVHQVVEAGARVGIHCHDDSGCAVANTLAAVRAGATHVQGCANGYGERSGNANLFTVVGNLQLKRGMQLVSDAQLAEMTRIAHAVSEVTNVAPSPQQPYVGVSAFAHKAGLHASAVKVDPNLYQHIDPAMVGNDMRMLVSSMAGRASVELKGRELGYDLSGEKARQVVDRVKDLEAQGYTFEAADASFELLLKEELNGRRTRHFDVESWRVIVERRPDGEIVSEATVKVHAKGERIVSTGEGNGPVNALDRALRTALEQLFPELARMELVDYKVRILELGRLGTGAVTRVLQETSDGETSWSTVGVDENVIEASWQAMEDAVTYGLLRAGYEAG; encoded by the coding sequence ATGCACAGCGACGGATTCCACCTCTACGACACCACGCTGCGGGACGGCGCGCAGCAGGAGGGGCTCAACCTCTCCGTGGCCGACAAGCTGGCCGTCGCGCGCCACCTCGACGAGCTGGGCGTCGGATTCATCGAGGGCGGATGGCCGGGCGCCAATCCCAAGGACACCGAGTTCTTCAGGCGCGCTCAGACCGAGCTGGACCTGAAGCACGCGCAGCTCACCGCGTTCGGCGCGACCCGCCGGGCCGGAGTGAAGGCCGCCGACGACCCTCTGGTGGCCGCCCTGCGCGACTCGGGCGCGCCGGTGGTGACCCTCGTCGCCAAGAGTCACGACCGGCACGTCGAACTGGCCCTCCGCACGACGCTGGAGGAGAACCTCGCGATGATCCGCGACACGGTCTCCCACCTGCGTGCGGAGGGCCGACGAGTCTTCCTGGACGCCGAGCACTTCTTCGACGGCTTCCAGGCCAACCGCGCGTACGCCCTGGAGGTCGTGCTGACCGCCGCCGAGGCGGGCGCGGACGTGATCGCGCTGTGCGACACCAACGGCGGGATGCTGCCCGACGAGCTGGCCGACGTGGTGCACCAGGTCGTCGAGGCCGGGGCCCGGGTCGGCATCCACTGCCACGACGACTCCGGCTGCGCCGTCGCCAACACCCTGGCCGCCGTACGGGCCGGTGCGACCCACGTTCAGGGATGCGCCAACGGGTACGGGGAGCGCAGCGGCAACGCCAACCTGTTCACCGTGGTCGGCAACCTCCAGCTCAAGCGGGGGATGCAACTGGTCAGCGACGCGCAGCTCGCCGAGATGACCCGGATCGCGCACGCCGTCTCCGAGGTCACCAACGTCGCGCCGAGCCCGCAGCAGCCGTACGTGGGCGTCTCGGCGTTCGCGCACAAGGCCGGGCTGCACGCGTCCGCCGTCAAGGTCGACCCGAACCTCTACCAGCACATCGACCCCGCGATGGTCGGCAACGACATGCGGATGCTGGTCTCCAGCATGGCGGGGCGCGCGTCCGTGGAGCTGAAGGGCCGCGAGCTGGGGTACGACCTGTCCGGCGAGAAGGCCCGCCAGGTCGTCGACCGGGTCAAGGACCTGGAGGCGCAGGGCTACACCTTCGAGGCCGCCGACGCCTCGTTCGAGCTGCTGCTCAAGGAAGAGCTGAACGGCAGGCGCACCCGGCACTTCGACGTGGAGTCCTGGCGGGTGATCGTGGAGCGCCGCCCGGACGGCGAGATCGTCAGCGAGGCCACCGTCAAGGTGCACGCCAAGGGCGAGCGGATCGTCTCCACCGGCGAGGGCAACGGCCCGGTGAACGCGCTGGACCGGGCGCTGCGCACGGCGCTGGAGCAACTCTTCCCCGAGCTGGCCCGGATGGAGCTGGTCGACTACAAGGTCCGCATCCTGGAGCTGGGCCGGCTCGGCACCGGCGCGGTCACCCGGGTGCTGCAGGAGACCAGCGACGGCGAGACCTCGTGGAGCACGGTCGGCGTGGACGAGAACGTCATCGAGGCTTCCTGGCAGGCGATGGAGGACGCGGTGACGTACGGGCTGCTGCGCGCCGGCTACGAGGCGGGGTGA
- a CDS encoding GNAT family N-acetyltransferase, translated as MSHEISDNAAESRYEIRLDGRLAGFAEYRLRDDTVAFTHTEIDPEFGGRGLGSALARGALDDVRSRSLRAVPHCSFIKGYIDRHPEYAELVAAG; from the coding sequence ATGAGCCATGAGATCAGCGACAACGCCGCCGAGAGCCGCTACGAGATCCGGCTGGACGGCCGGCTCGCGGGCTTCGCCGAATACCGGCTCCGCGACGACACGGTGGCGTTCACGCACACGGAGATCGACCCCGAGTTCGGGGGCCGGGGCCTCGGGAGCGCCCTGGCCCGCGGCGCCCTCGACGACGTTCGTTCGCGGAGCCTCCGGGCGGTCCCGCATTGCTCGTTCATCAAGGGCTACATCGACCGGCACCCCGAGTACGCGGAGCTCGTCGCGGCGGGCTGA
- a CDS encoding antibiotic biosynthesis monooxygenase family protein, protein MSVVKINVLTVSEEMRTELERRFGGRAGLVESADGFEHFELLRPVEGTDRYLVYTKWRDEQSFQKWTESQDFRRGHAEAAKDAAQQGRGHGHGHGGPAAMGAELWSFEVIQSAAPKPADG, encoded by the coding sequence ATGTCCGTCGTCAAGATCAACGTGCTGACCGTGAGCGAGGAGATGCGGACCGAGTTGGAGCGGCGGTTCGGGGGCCGCGCGGGGCTGGTGGAGTCGGCCGACGGGTTCGAGCACTTCGAGCTGCTGCGTCCCGTGGAGGGCACGGACCGCTACCTCGTCTACACCAAATGGCGCGACGAGCAGTCGTTCCAGAAGTGGACCGAGAGCCAGGACTTCCGGCGCGGTCACGCGGAGGCCGCCAAGGACGCCGCCCAACAGGGCCGCGGTCACGGGCACGGGCACGGTGGCCCGGCCGCGATGGGCGCGGAGCTGTGGAGCTTCGAGGTCATCCAGAGCGCCGCGCCCAAGCCCGCCGACGGCTGA
- a CDS encoding cellulose binding domain-containing protein has translation MSADEPGYVPPDHKTTAEFRIPERSHSGAPSGGAEDTMVDGALPDDRDPMEATAVDPVSEAPATVTDLPMDDVPSDLPTDDPEDVAVAPSAAVENEQGPGEWTEQFGQEEAGLPEATAPHPGLAKAAPAGPMAAAAAPPPDVPQANAQPAIPGPSPAVASVPPAGAGPEIAPPPAPDGATPPAGVIVGAPGGPFPPVASPVPGFQAGPVPPAGGSPNGSRLPLVVGAVVVLVLVVIGGAVAFALLSGDGDPEATTARPSASTGAGQVPPAVLTPGASGAPTPGATDPGPGSPPGAPVPVPSQGAPYPGQGTPGATPPPRAPIGPVVNGDGLKYQLVQRDPGYYEGLLIITNRGDRPMKEWTLTFEVPADRVKNVWGGELVRGGDTVEIRSLMGARPIPPGATFEVRFGAEGAPDTPGRCRFNDRSCGFE, from the coding sequence TTGAGCGCCGACGAGCCGGGCTACGTCCCGCCCGACCACAAGACGACCGCGGAGTTCCGGATCCCGGAGAGGTCGCACTCCGGCGCCCCGTCCGGGGGCGCCGAGGACACCATGGTGGACGGCGCCCTGCCCGACGACCGCGACCCGATGGAGGCCACCGCGGTCGACCCGGTGTCCGAGGCCCCGGCCACCGTGACCGACCTGCCGATGGACGACGTTCCCTCCGATCTCCCCACCGACGATCCCGAGGACGTCGCGGTCGCCCCGTCGGCGGCCGTCGAGAACGAGCAGGGGCCGGGGGAGTGGACGGAGCAGTTCGGGCAGGAGGAGGCCGGGCTTCCGGAGGCGACCGCGCCGCACCCCGGGCTGGCCAAGGCCGCCCCGGCGGGCCCGATGGCGGCCGCCGCCGCGCCCCCGCCGGACGTTCCGCAGGCGAACGCACAGCCCGCGATCCCCGGCCCGTCGCCCGCCGTCGCGAGCGTGCCGCCCGCAGGCGCGGGGCCCGAGATCGCGCCGCCGCCCGCGCCCGATGGCGCGACGCCCCCCGCCGGCGTGATCGTGGGCGCGCCGGGCGGACCGTTCCCGCCGGTCGCCTCCCCTGTCCCCGGCTTCCAGGCCGGGCCCGTCCCGCCCGCCGGCGGCTCGCCGAACGGCTCGCGGCTGCCGCTGGTCGTGGGGGCCGTCGTGGTCCTCGTCCTGGTCGTGATCGGTGGGGCGGTGGCGTTCGCCCTGCTGTCCGGCGACGGTGACCCCGAGGCCACCACCGCCCGCCCGAGCGCCTCGACCGGTGCCGGACAGGTGCCCCCTGCGGTCCTGACGCCCGGGGCCTCCGGTGCGCCGACCCCCGGCGCCACCGACCCGGGCCCGGGTTCGCCGCCCGGCGCGCCCGTCCCCGTACCGTCGCAGGGCGCTCCGTACCCGGGCCAGGGCACGCCGGGCGCCACGCCGCCGCCGCGCGCCCCCATCGGCCCGGTGGTGAACGGCGACGGTCTGAAGTACCAGCTCGTCCAGCGGGACCCCGGCTACTACGAGGGCCTGCTGATCATCACCAACCGCGGCGACCGTCCGATGAAGGAGTGGACGCTCACCTTCGAGGTGCCCGCCGACAGGGTCAAGAACGTCTGGGGCGGCGAACTCGTCCGCGGCGGCGACACGGTGGAGATCCGCAGCCTCATGGGCGCGCGGCCGATCCCGCCGGGCGCCACCTTCGAGGTCCGCTTCGGGGCCGAGGGCGCCCCGGACACCCCCGGCCGCTGCCGCTTCAACGACCGGAGCTGCGGCTTCGAGTGA
- a CDS encoding fumarylacetoacetate hydrolase family protein, producing the protein MRIARFSTGDEMSFGVVEGDSVAAIAAHPFGELHLTGARFAIEDVRLLAPILPSKVVAIGKNYAEHAREMGGEPPAEPVIFSKPSTAVIGPREAVAYPQKLSEQVDYEGELAVVIGRMCREVPAARARDVILGYTCANDVTARDLQKRDGQWTRAKGFDTFCPLGPWIETEADPADLALTTTVNGEVRQSARTSELTHDVPALIEYVSQVMTLLPGDVILTGTPAGVGPLEIGDEVSVSIESIGTLTNRVVSRD; encoded by the coding sequence TTGCGTATCGCGAGGTTCTCCACGGGCGACGAGATGTCCTTCGGGGTGGTCGAGGGCGACTCCGTCGCCGCCATCGCGGCCCATCCCTTCGGCGAGCTGCACCTGACGGGGGCGCGGTTCGCGATCGAGGACGTACGGCTGCTGGCGCCGATCCTGCCCAGCAAGGTCGTGGCGATCGGCAAGAACTACGCCGAGCACGCCCGAGAGATGGGCGGCGAGCCGCCCGCCGAGCCGGTGATCTTCAGCAAGCCGTCCACGGCGGTGATCGGCCCCCGGGAGGCCGTCGCCTACCCGCAGAAGCTCTCCGAACAGGTCGACTACGAGGGCGAGCTGGCCGTGGTGATCGGCCGGATGTGCCGCGAGGTGCCCGCCGCCCGGGCCCGCGACGTCATCCTCGGCTACACGTGCGCCAACGACGTCACCGCCCGCGACCTGCAGAAGCGGGACGGGCAGTGGACGCGGGCCAAGGGCTTCGACACCTTCTGTCCGCTCGGCCCCTGGATCGAGACCGAGGCCGACCCCGCCGATCTCGCGCTCACCACCACGGTCAACGGCGAGGTACGGCAGTCGGCCCGCACCTCCGAGCTCACCCACGACGTCCCGGCGCTGATCGAGTACGTCAGCCAGGTGATGACCCTGCTGCCCGGCGACGTCATCCTCACCGGCACCCCGGCCGGGGTGGGCCCCCTGGAGATCGGCGACGAGGTGTCGGTGTCCATCGAGTCCATCGGCACCCTCACCAACCGCGTCGTCTCCCGGGACTGA
- a CDS encoding DUF2461 domain-containing protein has product MSFTGFTEEAFEFYEGLQADNSMARWTAHKAVYDHAVREPMTELFAELEDEFGPAKLFRPYRDVRFSKDKTPYKTHQGGHAGGGFYCQIDADGLLVAGGMYAPGSEQLKRYRAAVHDDRTGRELEDIVARLRTEGFEIAGDRLKTRPRGTPEDHPRLELLRHRALYAHRGWPSDEPWIATPETVRRVRDSWRTLRPLVEWGAEHLGGPALPG; this is encoded by the coding sequence ATGTCGTTCACCGGCTTCACCGAGGAGGCCTTCGAGTTCTACGAGGGCCTCCAGGCCGACAACTCGATGGCCCGCTGGACGGCGCACAAGGCCGTCTACGACCATGCCGTGCGCGAGCCCATGACGGAGCTGTTCGCCGAGCTCGAGGACGAGTTCGGCCCCGCCAAGCTCTTCCGCCCCTATCGCGACGTCCGCTTCAGCAAGGACAAGACGCCCTACAAGACCCACCAGGGCGGCCACGCGGGCGGCGGCTTCTACTGCCAGATCGACGCCGACGGCCTCTTGGTCGCCGGCGGCATGTACGCGCCCGGCTCCGAGCAGCTCAAACGCTACCGGGCGGCCGTCCACGACGACCGCACCGGCCGGGAGCTCGAGGACATCGTCGCCCGCCTGCGCACCGAGGGCTTCGAGATCGCCGGCGACCGCCTCAAGACCCGCCCGCGCGGCACCCCCGAAGACCATCCCCGCCTCGAGCTGCTCCGTCACCGCGCCCTGTACGCCCATCGCGGCTGGCCCTCCGACGAGCCCTGGATCGCCACCCCGGAGACCGTCCGACGGGTCCGCGACTCCTGGCGCACCCTCCGCCCCCTGGTCGAATGGGGCGCCGAGCACCTCGGAGGCCCCGCCCTCCCCGGGTGA
- the drmC gene encoding DISARM system phospholipase D-like protein DrmC, with amino-acid sequence MPSDHFASLGGFLTFSEAEALAVQFESGQHTVKALTVVNAARREEVKRLLAAAGLNHTDGERAAGVLRAIAGAKSWHRDLTPVWTMPGNEAKVGHLTSEFHRIVQAARQSVVCATYNFEQTSRMWTVLKEASEQPGVVVTVYIDGDKADAVKVKTRLPKATIYQSTELPSGKRVVSHAKFIVIDHEVLMLTSANFSFSAENHNVEFGLLVRDSALAESVESTMASKHGTLYELARTAGRS; translated from the coding sequence ATGCCCTCTGATCACTTCGCGTCACTCGGGGGATTCCTGACCTTCAGCGAAGCCGAAGCGCTCGCAGTTCAGTTCGAGTCCGGCCAGCACACCGTCAAGGCACTCACTGTTGTCAACGCCGCCCGTCGTGAAGAGGTCAAGCGGCTGCTCGCCGCTGCCGGGCTGAATCACACCGACGGCGAACGTGCGGCAGGGGTCCTGAGAGCCATCGCCGGCGCGAAGTCCTGGCACCGTGATCTCACGCCCGTGTGGACGATGCCCGGCAACGAGGCCAAGGTCGGTCACCTCACCAGCGAGTTCCACCGCATCGTTCAGGCGGCCCGGCAGTCGGTCGTATGCGCGACGTACAACTTCGAGCAGACTTCGCGGATGTGGACCGTGCTCAAGGAGGCCTCCGAGCAGCCCGGCGTCGTCGTCACCGTCTACATCGATGGCGACAAGGCTGACGCCGTCAAGGTCAAGACCCGACTCCCGAAAGCCACGATCTACCAGTCGACCGAGTTGCCCAGCGGCAAACGTGTGGTCAGCCACGCCAAGTTCATAGTCATCGACCATGAGGTCCTAATGCTCACCAGCGCGAACTTCTCTTTCAGCGCTGAGAACCACAACGTCGAGTTCGGCCTACTAGTGCGTGATTCCGCCCTCGCCGAGTCCGTCGAGTCCACCATGGCCAGCAAGCACGGCACGCTCTATGAGCTTGCCCGGACAGCAGGGAGAAGTTAG